One genomic window of Polyangium aurulentum includes the following:
- a CDS encoding AgmX/PglI C-terminal domain-containing protein, producing the protein MIFTCENCKTPHQLPDERVAGKVLRVKCRRCQHPNEVRGPATTRPPAGASPSLPNAEDDEDEATMIMNAPAAGRLLSGVIKPGASVAPKAPGAPAASPAAPRPAVAAPVAPKPAVAAPVAPKPAVAAPAAPRPPVAAAAPAAPAAPAAPAAARPATGFGISALRPAGAAPQAPKPAAPAAPKPPVAAPARPISPLGKTGGLPARPAVAAAPAPVVAPEPEPAPEAAPEPAAAPEPEPAVVPAPEPFAASEAAQKLDDMVAEAQARLAAPAAPAAPEPPAAASEPPPAPAAPEPEPEVAAAPPAPEVEPPTPALEPTADAAPDALDDAFFNEPPAAEAPESAPAPRAPIHSAGIVSIPGTVMTPDGGDDDALPARKKRKGLHPAAYALIAAAAVFGGVAAFMLLKPPPPETKVVYVMAPTPPSGAAAAPTPSADPAGNAGPEVAADPASGDVKPGAARPTGPRPPGGPAPSPGTPAPPIDMAGFQGPNVAGPSANAPGGSQGSAGGGGLTANEIGAVVEQNRPIVRRRCWQPAMDSQKGMGAATARVSASVTIGPSGAVQSVTASGAEKDYPGLASCIAGRIKGWKFPAASGSTPVNIPFVFASQ; encoded by the coding sequence ATGATCTTCACCTGCGAAAACTGCAAGACCCCGCATCAGCTCCCGGACGAACGGGTGGCCGGCAAGGTTTTGCGCGTCAAATGCCGGCGCTGTCAGCACCCGAATGAGGTGCGCGGCCCGGCGACCACGCGTCCGCCTGCCGGTGCCTCGCCCTCGCTGCCGAACGCCGAGGACGACGAGGACGAGGCGACGATGATCATGAACGCCCCGGCCGCGGGGCGTCTGCTCTCGGGCGTGATCAAGCCCGGAGCGAGCGTTGCTCCGAAGGCGCCGGGCGCGCCGGCTGCGAGCCCGGCTGCGCCGAGGCCGGCGGTGGCGGCTCCTGTTGCGCCGAAGCCGGCGGTGGCGGCTCCTGTTGCGCCGAAGCCGGCGGTCGCGGCTCCCGCTGCGCCGCGTCCCCCGGTCGCGGCGGCGGCTCCGGCAGCTCCGGCCGCACCAGCAGCTCCGGCGGCGGCGCGACCTGCGACGGGCTTCGGGATCTCGGCGCTTCGTCCGGCAGGTGCGGCCCCTCAGGCGCCCAAGCCCGCGGCGCCCGCTGCGCCCAAGCCGCCGGTGGCGGCCCCGGCGCGACCGATCTCGCCCCTCGGAAAGACAGGCGGTTTGCCGGCGCGTCCCGCGGTGGCGGCTGCGCCTGCGCCCGTGGTCGCTCCCGAGCCCGAGCCCGCGCCCGAAGCGGCACCCGAGCCCGCAGCCGCGCCCGAGCCCGAGCCCGCGGTCGTCCCCGCGCCGGAGCCGTTCGCCGCATCCGAGGCAGCGCAGAAGCTCGACGACATGGTGGCCGAGGCCCAGGCCCGCCTCGCCGCGCCCGCCGCGCCCGCCGCGCCCGAGCCGCCCGCAGCCGCGTCCGAGCCGCCCCCTGCGCCCGCTGCCCCCGAGCCCGAGCCCGAGGTTGCAGCCGCGCCCCCCGCCCCCGAGGTCGAGCCCCCCACGCCCGCGCTCGAGCCCACGGCGGACGCCGCGCCCGACGCCCTCGACGACGCCTTCTTCAACGAGCCTCCGGCCGCCGAAGCGCCGGAGTCCGCGCCTGCGCCTCGTGCGCCGATCCACTCCGCCGGCATCGTCTCGATTCCGGGCACGGTCATGACGCCCGACGGGGGGGACGACGACGCCCTCCCCGCCCGCAAGAAGCGCAAGGGTCTGCACCCGGCGGCCTACGCGCTCATCGCGGCCGCCGCCGTCTTCGGTGGGGTCGCGGCCTTCATGCTCCTCAAGCCCCCGCCGCCCGAGACCAAGGTCGTCTACGTCATGGCGCCCACGCCCCCCTCGGGCGCGGCCGCCGCGCCCACGCCCTCCGCGGACCCGGCCGGCAACGCTGGCCCCGAGGTCGCCGCCGACCCCGCCTCCGGGGACGTCAAGCCGGGCGCCGCCAGGCCCACGGGCCCTCGACCTCCCGGCGGCCCCGCCCCGAGCCCGGGGACGCCCGCGCCGCCCATCGACATGGCCGGCTTCCAGGGGCCCAACGTGGCAGGCCCGAGCGCCAACGCCCCCGGCGGCTCGCAGGGGAGCGCGGGTGGAGGCGGGCTCACCGCGAACGAGATCGGCGCCGTCGTGGAGCAAAACCGCCCGATCGTGCGCCGCCGCTGCTGGCAGCCCGCGATGGACAGCCAGAAGGGCATGGGCGCCGCCACGGCTCGCGTCTCGGCGTCGGTCACCATCGGCCCCTCGGGCGCGGTGCAATCGGTCACCGCGAGCGGCGCCGAGAAGGACTACCCCGGCCTGGCGAGCTGCATCGCGGGCCGGATCAAGGGCTGGAAGTTCCCCGCCGCGAGCGGGAGCACGCCCGTCAACATCCCCTTCGTGTTCGCCTCCCAGTGA
- a CDS encoding (2Fe-2S)-binding protein — protein MYVCLCVGVSDQEIRECVASGAATASEVMNRTGAGSGCGTCRATIASMVDGGGGPPDGGIKPCSVRSLCVLRSSSANT, from the coding sequence ATGTACGTCTGTCTCTGCGTTGGTGTTTCTGATCAGGAGATCCGCGAGTGCGTTGCTTCGGGAGCTGCCACGGCTTCCGAGGTGATGAACCGGACGGGCGCTGGAAGCGGCTGCGGCACGTGCCGCGCGACCATCGCCTCGATGGTGGACGGCGGCGGCGGCCCTCCTGACGGCGGCATCAAGCCTTGCTCGGTTCGATCCCTCTGCGTGCTGAGGTCGTCTAGCGCCAATACCTGA
- a CDS encoding SDR family NAD(P)-dependent oxidoreductase, with translation MRLEDTKFIVTGAASGLGRHYALRLAEAGGQVAAADVNDEALASLVEEGKSLRGKIHARRLDVAKEAEVTAFVDWASEAMGGLNGLINNAGILRDGLLVKKDRTTGEITRLSAKQWQDVIDVNLTGATFMVRDVAAKMAGAGDKGVIVNISSIARHGNRGQSNYTAAKAALAANTQTWSLEFAPFGIRVGCVAPGMVETPMTQGMNQKARDALVGRIPVGRIGLPEDIWLAVRFVIECDYFSGRTIDVDGGLAM, from the coding sequence ATGCGACTCGAAGACACCAAGTTCATCGTCACCGGCGCCGCGTCGGGGCTCGGCCGTCATTACGCCCTTCGCCTCGCCGAGGCGGGCGGTCAGGTGGCCGCCGCCGACGTGAACGACGAGGCGCTCGCCTCGCTCGTCGAGGAGGGCAAGAGCCTGCGCGGCAAGATCCACGCGCGCCGCCTCGACGTCGCCAAGGAGGCCGAGGTCACGGCGTTCGTCGACTGGGCGAGCGAGGCGATGGGAGGCCTGAACGGCCTCATCAACAACGCGGGCATCCTGCGCGACGGCCTGCTCGTGAAGAAGGATCGCACGACGGGCGAGATCACGCGCCTGTCGGCCAAGCAGTGGCAGGACGTCATCGACGTGAACCTGACCGGCGCGACCTTCATGGTGCGCGACGTGGCCGCGAAGATGGCCGGCGCGGGCGACAAGGGCGTGATCGTGAACATCAGCTCCATCGCGCGGCACGGCAACCGCGGGCAGTCGAACTACACGGCGGCGAAGGCTGCGCTCGCGGCGAACACGCAGACCTGGTCACTCGAGTTCGCGCCCTTCGGCATCCGCGTCGGGTGCGTCGCGCCTGGGATGGTCGAGACGCCGATGACGCAGGGGATGAACCAGAAGGCGCGCGACGCGCTCGTCGGTCGGATCCCGGTCGGACGCATCGGCCTCCCCGAGGACATCTGGCTCGCGGTGCGCTTCGTGATCGAGTGCGACTACTTCTCGGGCCGGACCATCGACGTCGACGGCGGTTTGGCGATGTAG
- the bfr gene encoding bacterioferritin, protein MKGDRDIITALNEVLAAELVAINQYFLHAKMCQNWGYHRLAKRSRDESIDEMKHAEQLSERILFLEGLPNFQRLDKLNIGQTVPEQLQSDLNLEYAAVKRLNGYISLCRDKGDAVSEELFRNILKGEEEHIDWLETQLALIQKLGEPLYLSQQLGG, encoded by the coding sequence ATGAAGGGTGACAGAGACATCATCACGGCGTTGAACGAGGTCCTCGCTGCCGAGCTCGTGGCCATCAACCAGTACTTCTTGCACGCGAAGATGTGCCAGAACTGGGGCTATCACCGGCTCGCGAAGCGCAGCCGGGACGAGTCGATCGACGAGATGAAGCACGCCGAGCAGCTCTCGGAGCGCATCCTGTTCCTCGAGGGGCTGCCGAACTTCCAGCGCCTCGACAAACTGAACATCGGGCAAACCGTCCCGGAGCAGCTCCAGAGCGATCTCAACCTCGAGTACGCGGCCGTCAAGCGGCTGAACGGCTACATCTCCCTCTGCCGCGACAAGGGCGACGCCGTCTCCGAGGAGCTTTTCCGCAACATCCTCAAGGGCGAAGAAGAACACATCGACTGGCTCGAGACCCAGCTCGCCCTCATCCAGAAGCTCGGCGAGCCGCTCTACCTTTCCCAGCAGCTCGGCGGGTAG
- the tgt gene encoding tRNA guanosine(34) transglycosylase Tgt, producing the protein MSGPSTPGYSFKVLGTSGAARAGVLTTPHGEVPTPTFMPVGTQGSVKTLTPHEVAATGARIVLGNTYHLWLRPGPELVAELGGLHRFTHWPHAMLTDSGGFQAFSLAERRTMSEDGFVFRSHLDGSKRSLTPEEAMRVQGLLGADIAMQLDVCPPGQAPRAEVEQACRMTTRWAARCLAAKRPDQAVFGIVQGSVHPDLRRAHAEELAALPFDGLALGGFSVGEPIARMHEVLLEAAPALDPERPRYLMGVGTPYDLVRAIGAGVDMFDCVLPTRNARNGQALTRTGKIVIKQARYRNDPSPLDPTCDCPTCAEGYSRAYLRHLFLAGEILVLRLFTAHNLHLYGTLVREAREAILAGRYEAFAKAWLDGLGAGASEEAAAADART; encoded by the coding sequence ATGAGCGGGCCGAGCACGCCTGGATATTCCTTCAAGGTCCTCGGAACCTCGGGCGCTGCGCGCGCGGGCGTGCTGACGACGCCGCACGGCGAGGTCCCGACCCCCACGTTCATGCCCGTCGGCACGCAGGGCAGCGTGAAGACGTTGACCCCGCACGAGGTCGCCGCGACGGGCGCGCGGATCGTCCTCGGAAACACCTACCATCTGTGGCTGCGGCCCGGCCCGGAGCTGGTGGCCGAGCTCGGGGGGCTGCACCGCTTCACGCACTGGCCGCACGCGATGCTCACCGACTCGGGCGGCTTTCAGGCCTTCTCGCTCGCCGAGCGGCGCACCATGAGCGAGGACGGCTTCGTGTTCCGCTCGCACCTCGACGGCTCGAAGCGGTCGCTCACGCCCGAGGAGGCGATGCGCGTGCAAGGCCTGCTCGGGGCCGACATCGCCATGCAGCTCGACGTCTGCCCGCCCGGCCAGGCTCCGCGCGCCGAGGTCGAGCAGGCTTGTCGCATGACGACGCGCTGGGCCGCGCGCTGCCTCGCCGCCAAGCGCCCCGATCAGGCCGTCTTCGGCATCGTGCAGGGCAGCGTTCACCCGGATCTTCGGCGCGCGCACGCCGAGGAGCTGGCCGCGCTGCCCTTCGACGGGCTCGCGCTCGGCGGGTTCTCGGTGGGCGAGCCGATCGCGCGGATGCACGAGGTGCTCCTCGAGGCCGCGCCCGCGCTCGATCCGGAGCGGCCGCGTTACCTCATGGGCGTGGGCACGCCGTACGATCTCGTGCGGGCGATCGGCGCGGGGGTCGACATGTTCGACTGCGTCCTGCCCACCCGCAACGCCCGCAACGGGCAGGCGCTCACGCGCACGGGGAAGATCGTCATCAAGCAGGCGCGCTATCGCAACGACCCGTCTCCGCTCGATCCGACCTGCGACTGTCCGACCTGCGCCGAGGGGTACTCACGCGCCTACCTGCGACACCTTTTCCTGGCAGGCGAGATCCTCGTCCTTCGGCTCTTCACCGCGCACAACCTGCATCTTTACGGGACGCTCGTGCGCGAGGCGCGCGAGGCGATCCTCGCGGGACGTTACGAGGCTTTTGCCAAGGCCTGGCTCGATGGGCTCGGCGCGGGGGCGAGCGAGGAGGCGGCCGCCGCGGACGCTCGAACCTAG
- a CDS encoding response regulator, whose protein sequence is MSDNPTKKPIGRILLQQRALTQDQLDKALETGKGTGVPLASRLTENGTISEVSALKGLSEQSGVPGIDLKQICLKLADLSIVPREVAMQHKLLPVLVRDDRVFLAMSDPSDRKVIDEIEFTTGKRVFPYVALEGQLVKVIPSAYEMRERGETHYVGPNCPPEVRRKAGLTTTNTPGTWGGSGRSTSGSQPPPPLEGSVVEPLPMPARLPPAAQAVARMGNRSPVIVDDAMQRAAAGAHFSDAEFGHAQRDLSVMAGGSELRPPRQEGKRTVLVVDDENEIRNILRIVFEQRGYRVLEAERGQVALRLVKEDPPDVIVLDAMLPGDLHGFDIAKQLKGSQRYGHIPIVMVSAVYKGWRFAEDLKSSYKVDAYLEKPFRVPDVIEAVERALEQGQPQHDPEQISADAEKMLEKGIAAYQAGQFDDAIEHLREGTRLDPLAYRLHFHLGLLYGKRGQIYDAISELETALRINGRHFPALKNLAVLYQKAGFRTKAVEVWERALRAAPDEPTRQSIKELLLGLL, encoded by the coding sequence ATGTCGGATAATCCTACCAAGAAGCCCATCGGCCGGATCCTGCTCCAGCAGCGCGCGCTCACCCAGGATCAGCTCGACAAGGCGCTCGAGACCGGCAAGGGCACGGGCGTACCGCTGGCGTCGCGCCTCACCGAGAACGGCACGATCTCCGAGGTCTCCGCGCTCAAAGGGCTGAGCGAGCAGAGCGGCGTGCCGGGGATCGACCTCAAGCAGATCTGCTTGAAGCTCGCCGATCTCTCCATCGTGCCGCGCGAGGTCGCGATGCAGCACAAGCTCTTACCGGTGCTCGTGCGCGACGATCGGGTCTTCCTCGCGATGAGCGATCCGTCGGACCGCAAGGTCATCGACGAGATCGAGTTCACCACGGGCAAGCGCGTCTTCCCGTACGTGGCGCTCGAGGGGCAACTCGTGAAGGTGATCCCCTCGGCGTACGAGATGCGCGAGCGGGGCGAGACGCACTATGTCGGGCCCAACTGCCCGCCCGAGGTGCGGCGCAAGGCCGGGCTCACGACCACGAACACTCCGGGTACATGGGGCGGGAGCGGGCGATCGACGAGCGGATCGCAGCCGCCGCCTCCGCTCGAGGGCAGCGTGGTCGAGCCGCTGCCGATGCCGGCGCGGCTGCCTCCCGCGGCGCAGGCGGTGGCGCGCATGGGCAATCGCTCGCCCGTGATCGTCGACGACGCCATGCAGCGCGCGGCGGCGGGGGCGCACTTCTCGGATGCGGAGTTCGGCCATGCGCAGCGCGATCTGTCGGTCATGGCCGGCGGGTCGGAGCTGCGGCCGCCGCGCCAGGAGGGCAAGCGGACGGTGCTCGTCGTCGACGACGAGAACGAGATCCGGAACATCCTGCGCATCGTGTTCGAGCAGCGCGGCTATCGCGTGCTCGAGGCCGAGCGGGGCCAGGTCGCGCTGCGGCTCGTCAAAGAGGATCCGCCCGACGTCATCGTGCTCGACGCGATGCTGCCCGGCGATCTGCACGGCTTCGACATCGCCAAGCAGCTCAAGGGCTCGCAGCGCTACGGCCACATCCCGATCGTCATGGTGTCGGCGGTGTACAAGGGCTGGCGCTTCGCCGAGGATCTCAAGTCGAGCTACAAGGTCGACGCGTACCTCGAGAAGCCCTTCCGCGTGCCGGACGTGATCGAGGCCGTCGAGCGAGCGCTCGAGCAGGGCCAGCCGCAGCACGATCCGGAGCAGATCAGCGCGGACGCGGAGAAGATGCTGGAGAAGGGCATCGCCGCCTACCAGGCCGGGCAGTTCGATGACGCGATCGAGCACCTGCGCGAGGGGACGCGGCTCGATCCGCTCGCGTATCGGCTGCACTTCCACCTCGGGCTGCTCTACGGCAAGCGCGGGCAGATCTACGACGCGATCAGCGAGCTGGAGACGGCGCTGCGCATCAACGGCCGGCACTTTCCGGCGCTCAAAAATCTGGCGGTTCTCTACCAGAAGGCAGGGTTCCGCACGAAGGCCGTCGAGGTCTGGGAGCGCGCGCTGCGCGCCGCTCCGGACGAGCCGACGCGGCAGTCGATCAAGGAGCTCCTGCTTGGCCTCCTGTAG
- the queA gene encoding tRNA preQ1(34) S-adenosylmethionine ribosyltransferase-isomerase QueA, whose amino-acid sequence MRRALLDYTLPPELVATRPADDPEGARLLVVDGEPGRLEHAFIRDLPDRLPEGALVIVNDTRVLPARLLGRKVSSGGRVEIFLVRKIGPAEVAWSGRTLPAERWRALGRSSKPLRDGAEIELDSEGLLRARAFGRDAEGLLDVVLFSPAGRSIDEALEAVGRVPLPPYIRRDDDEADRARYQTVFAREPGAVAAPTAGLHLTERLVERMQARGLTIARVTLHVGLGTFQPVTADDLDDHPMHAELFRVSEETTRAIADARARGAEVVAIGTTAVRALESAADPEREGHVVPREGETRLLIQPGYRFRVVDRLLTNFHLPQSTLLALVGAFAGLDRILEAYRVAIEHRYRFYSYGDAMLLQRAS is encoded by the coding sequence GTGCGCCGCGCCCTGCTCGACTACACGCTCCCGCCCGAGCTCGTCGCGACACGGCCGGCCGATGATCCCGAAGGCGCGCGGCTCCTCGTCGTCGACGGGGAACCAGGGCGCCTCGAGCACGCCTTCATCCGCGACCTGCCCGATCGCCTCCCCGAAGGCGCGCTCGTCATCGTCAACGACACGCGCGTGCTGCCTGCGCGCCTGCTCGGCCGCAAGGTCTCGAGCGGCGGCAGGGTCGAGATCTTCCTCGTCCGCAAGATCGGCCCCGCCGAGGTCGCGTGGAGCGGACGCACGCTCCCCGCCGAGCGCTGGCGCGCCCTCGGCCGCTCCTCGAAGCCTCTCCGCGACGGCGCCGAGATCGAGCTCGACAGCGAGGGCCTGCTCCGTGCGCGCGCCTTTGGTCGTGACGCCGAGGGGCTGCTCGACGTGGTGCTCTTCTCGCCGGCGGGCAGGTCCATCGACGAGGCGCTCGAGGCGGTCGGTCGCGTGCCCTTGCCCCCGTACATCCGCCGCGACGACGACGAGGCCGATCGGGCCCGCTACCAGACCGTCTTCGCGCGCGAGCCGGGCGCCGTCGCGGCTCCCACGGCGGGCCTGCACCTGACCGAGCGGCTCGTCGAGCGCATGCAGGCGCGAGGTCTCACGATCGCGCGCGTCACGCTGCACGTGGGCCTCGGGACGTTCCAGCCCGTCACGGCCGACGACCTCGATGATCACCCGATGCACGCGGAGCTGTTCCGTGTGTCGGAGGAGACCACGCGCGCGATCGCGGACGCGCGGGCGAGGGGGGCCGAGGTCGTCGCGATCGGGACGACCGCGGTGCGCGCGCTCGAGAGCGCGGCCGATCCGGAGCGCGAGGGCCACGTCGTGCCGCGCGAGGGCGAGACGCGCCTTTTGATCCAGCCCGGTTACCGCTTTCGCGTGGTCGATCGTTTGCTCACCAACTTTCACTTGCCGCAGTCGACGTTGCTCGCGCTCGTCGGCGCTTTCGCTGGGCTCGATCGGATCCTGGAGGCTTACCGGGTCGCGATCGAGCATCGATACCGCTTCTACTCGTACGGAGACGCGATGCTTTTGCAGAGGGCCTCATGA
- a CDS encoding sigma-70 family RNA polymerase sigma factor yields MTRAFEGLVREALPVVDNVVRWMGRRLGGTVPPDDLRSHAHAALLEAVMSYDPSRSALSTYVARKVRWAILDGVKREGRGRSAVSRARALEASERVSLAYADEPDEPGVTEDEHEAQLCRLLQDHATALVVGLVTGGAELADARETPEERTSRAELCAALHRAVGTLPDRERQIVERHYFGGEPFDEIAVDLGISKSWASRLHAQAISSLGSALSGRGLSGATSGRAPAPRR; encoded by the coding sequence GTGACGCGAGCGTTCGAGGGCCTCGTGCGCGAGGCACTTCCGGTCGTCGACAACGTGGTGCGCTGGATGGGCCGCAGGCTCGGCGGGACCGTGCCCCCGGACGACCTGCGCTCGCACGCCCACGCGGCGCTGCTCGAGGCGGTGATGAGCTACGATCCGAGCCGCTCCGCGCTCTCGACCTACGTCGCGCGCAAGGTTCGATGGGCGATCCTCGACGGCGTCAAGCGCGAGGGCAGGGGGCGGTCGGCCGTGTCGCGGGCGCGCGCGCTCGAGGCCTCGGAGCGCGTCTCGCTCGCCTACGCCGACGAGCCCGACGAGCCGGGCGTGACCGAGGACGAGCATGAGGCGCAGCTCTGCCGGCTGCTGCAGGATCACGCGACGGCGCTCGTCGTGGGGCTCGTGACGGGCGGGGCCGAGCTGGCCGACGCGCGCGAGACGCCCGAGGAGCGCACCTCGCGGGCCGAGCTCTGCGCGGCGCTACACCGCGCGGTGGGGACCTTGCCCGATCGCGAGCGGCAGATCGTCGAGCGTCACTATTTCGGGGGCGAGCCCTTCGACGAGATCGCGGTCGATCTCGGCATCAGCAAGAGCTGGGCGAGCCGGCTGCACGCGCAGGCGATCAGCTCGCTCGGGTCGGCGCTCTCGGGGCGGGGGCTCAGCGGCGCGACTTCTGGTAGGGCGCCAGCTCCTCGTCGCTGA
- a CDS encoding sigma-54-dependent transcriptional regulator, translating into MAKILVVDDQRNMRTTLAMMLRSAGYEVDEASDGKEGADRGSKGAYDLVLTDLRMGGNDGIGVLRAVKESHAMTEVIVMTAYGTIESAVEAMRLGAFDYIQKPFTEQELLVKVERAIANRRLTGQVSLFATEFRERYKFENIIGRSQAIREVLARIVKVAPTDATVLITGESGTGKELVAKAVHANSKRADRPFVPVNCAAISETLLESELFGHARGSFTGAVSARKGLFEEADGGTFFFDEIAETPLTFQAKLLRAIQENEIRRVGENKPIRVDVRIIAATNQDLLNSVAEKRFRQDLYYRLNVARFMLPPLRERREDIPLLFEFFLDKYNRKMATRARPGDGVLDALSAYDFPGNIRELENLVEQAVALSGGGSITVDDLGIMPATQQKRHATGGGRTLAEVVDEAEKQAIEAALRECDGSRERAAEMLDISATTLWRKMTRLSITYPG; encoded by the coding sequence ATGGCGAAGATTCTCGTCGTCGATGATCAACGCAACATGCGCACGACGCTCGCGATGATGCTTCGCAGCGCCGGCTACGAGGTCGACGAGGCGAGCGACGGCAAGGAGGGCGCCGACCGCGGTTCGAAGGGCGCCTACGACCTCGTGCTCACCGACCTGCGCATGGGCGGCAACGACGGCATCGGCGTTCTGCGCGCGGTGAAGGAGTCGCACGCGATGACCGAGGTCATCGTGATGACGGCGTACGGCACCATCGAGAGCGCGGTCGAGGCCATGCGCCTCGGCGCCTTCGACTACATCCAGAAGCCCTTCACCGAGCAGGAGCTGCTCGTGAAGGTCGAGCGCGCGATCGCGAACCGAAGGCTCACGGGCCAGGTCTCGCTCTTCGCGACCGAGTTCCGCGAGCGCTACAAGTTCGAGAACATCATCGGCCGCTCGCAGGCGATCCGCGAGGTGCTCGCGCGCATCGTGAAGGTCGCTCCCACGGACGCGACGGTGCTCATCACGGGCGAGAGCGGCACGGGCAAGGAGCTCGTCGCCAAGGCGGTGCACGCGAACTCGAAGCGCGCCGATCGCCCGTTCGTCCCCGTCAACTGCGCGGCCATCAGCGAGACGCTGCTCGAGAGCGAGCTGTTCGGACACGCGCGCGGCTCGTTCACGGGCGCGGTGAGCGCGCGCAAGGGCCTGTTCGAAGAGGCCGACGGCGGGACGTTCTTCTTCGACGAGATCGCCGAGACGCCCCTGACCTTCCAGGCGAAGCTCCTGCGCGCGATCCAGGAGAACGAGATCCGGCGCGTGGGCGAGAACAAGCCGATCCGCGTCGACGTGCGCATCATCGCCGCGACGAACCAGGATCTGTTGAACTCCGTCGCCGAGAAGCGCTTCCGACAGGACCTCTACTACCGGCTCAACGTCGCGCGCTTCATGCTCCCGCCCTTGCGCGAGCGGCGCGAGGACATCCCGCTGCTCTTCGAGTTCTTCCTCGACAAGTACAACCGCAAGATGGCCACCCGCGCGCGCCCTGGCGATGGCGTCCTCGACGCGCTCTCCGCCTACGATTTCCCCGGCAACATCCGCGAGCTCGAGAACCTGGTCGAGCAGGCGGTGGCGCTCTCGGGCGGCGGGAGCATCACGGTCGACGACCTCGGCATCATGCCCGCCACGCAGCAGAAGCGGCATGCGACGGGCGGAGGCCGCACGCTCGCTGAAGTAGTCGACGAGGCCGAGAAGCAGGCGATCGAGGCGGCCCTGCGCGAGTGCGACGGCAGCCGCGAGCGAGCGGCCGAGATGCTCGACATCAGCGCCACGACGCTCTGGCGGAAGATGACGCGCCTGTCGATCACCTACCCGGGCTAG
- a CDS encoding response regulator transcription factor — protein sequence MPRVLIVDDEENQRRTLSIGLKLEGFQVVAAASGEEALRVLGAHAVDIALVDLMIPGMNGLEVARMIRRTFPAVRVVLSSAYHLSARQVERADCGAVGFVPKPYKLSELSSYLRSKVEAPAQASC from the coding sequence ATGCCGCGCGTGCTGATCGTCGACGACGAGGAAAACCAACGCAGGACGCTGTCGATCGGGCTCAAGCTCGAGGGGTTCCAGGTGGTGGCGGCGGCGTCGGGCGAGGAGGCGTTGCGGGTCCTCGGCGCGCACGCGGTCGACATCGCGCTGGTCGACCTGATGATCCCCGGGATGAACGGCCTCGAGGTCGCCCGCATGATCCGCCGGACCTTCCCCGCGGTGCGCGTCGTTCTCTCGAGCGCGTACCACCTCTCCGCGCGTCAGGTCGAGCGGGCAGACTGCGGCGCGGTCGGGTTCGTCCCCAAGCCGTACAAGCTCTCCGAGCTGTCGAGCTACCTGCGCTCCAAGGTCGAGGCTCCGGCCCAGGCCTCGTGCTAG